The following proteins are encoded in a genomic region of Sphingopyxis sp. YF1:
- a CDS encoding AI-2E family transporter, which yields MRRVAEDRGDRNRRPAADNPLRQIEIDDFRRDRLLAALTLILGAAFCLGLPFALQAGAEFFLPLTAAIVIAIALVPLLEWLERRGVPSALAAFLALAAFLALVNAALAIIVVPATGWFARLPESIPRIQSNLAPLIDFYSTLQKFVDRTLTSVATGTEATAQAVAAQAPSSVIDYFISSAPAAAIQLFFAVLVIFFFLAGWTRLRRGTIRRRGSFDGAMQTARVIQNVVDATADYLATITMINAILGLLVAVLLWALGMPSPFMWGGIVSLCNFVPYLGPIVAATLLGLGGLMTFDAVGIALLPALIFIGVHTVEANLVTPLVLGKRLTINPLLILVSLSFWGWIWGAPGALLAVPLLLILQTVLQSTGTPDLGGFLFERGTLTTTDEVRDRLNRAPTEGGG from the coding sequence ATGCGCCGCGTGGCCGAGGATCGGGGGGACAGAAACAGGCGACCGGCGGCCGACAATCCCCTGCGCCAGATCGAGATCGACGATTTTCGCCGTGACCGGTTGCTCGCGGCGCTGACGCTGATCCTCGGTGCGGCTTTCTGTCTCGGACTGCCCTTTGCGCTGCAGGCGGGCGCCGAGTTTTTCCTGCCGCTGACCGCGGCGATCGTCATCGCGATCGCCCTGGTCCCGCTTCTCGAATGGCTCGAACGGCGCGGCGTGCCCTCGGCGCTGGCCGCCTTTCTTGCGCTCGCGGCCTTTCTTGCGCTGGTCAATGCCGCGCTTGCGATCATCGTCGTGCCGGCGACCGGCTGGTTCGCGCGGCTTCCCGAATCGATCCCGCGCATCCAGAGCAACCTCGCGCCGCTGATCGACTTTTATTCGACCCTCCAGAAATTCGTCGACCGTACCCTGACCTCGGTCGCGACCGGGACCGAGGCCACGGCGCAGGCGGTCGCGGCGCAGGCGCCGTCGTCGGTGATCGACTATTTCATCTCGTCCGCGCCTGCCGCGGCGATCCAGCTCTTCTTTGCCGTGCTGGTGATCTTCTTCTTCCTCGCCGGCTGGACGCGGCTGCGCCGGGGAACGATTCGGCGCCGCGGCAGCTTCGATGGCGCGATGCAGACCGCGCGTGTGATCCAGAATGTCGTCGATGCGACCGCCGACTATCTGGCGACGATCACGATGATCAACGCAATCCTCGGCCTGCTCGTGGCGGTGTTGCTGTGGGCGCTGGGCATGCCGTCGCCTTTCATGTGGGGCGGGATCGTGTCGCTTTGCAATTTCGTCCCCTATCTCGGGCCGATCGTGGCTGCGACGCTGCTCGGGCTCGGCGGGCTGATGACTTTCGACGCGGTGGGAATCGCCTTGCTGCCGGCGCTGATCTTCATCGGCGTACACACGGTCGAGGCGAATCTGGTCACGCCGCTCGTGCTCGGCAAGCGGCTGACGATCAATCCGCTGCTGATTCTCGTGTCGTTGAGCTTCTGGGGGTGGATCTGGGGGGCGCCCGGAGCGTTGCTCGCCGTTCCGCTGCTACTTATTCTGCAAACTGTGCTGCAATCGACAGGGACGCCCGATCTCGGCGGTTTTCTGTTCGAACGGGGCACGCTGACGACGACCGACGAGGTTCGCGATCGATTAAATCGTGCGCCAACCGAAGGTGGCGGTTGA
- the tkt gene encoding transketolase, producing MTLPERQLANAVRALAMDAVQTANSGHPGMPMGMADVATVLYANYLKFDPADPKWPDRDRFVLSAGHGSMLAYATLHLAGYARPTIDDIRNFRQLHSPCAGHPENFELEGIETTTGPLGQGLATAVGMAIAERHLNALYGDDLVDHRTYVIAGDGCLMEGINHEAIGLAGHLQLGRLIVLWDDNKITIDGSTDLSTSEDVKARYAATGWHVDSCDGHDPADIRRALDGAIADNRPSLIACRTLIGFGAPNKQGTSATHGSPLGADEIAATRANLGWTAAPFEIPADIAAAWAAFGEAGKKLHAEWSDRLASNEKKSEFDARLSGDVVPGDAFKAYLDGLVAEPPKVATRKASENTLTALTADIASLVGGSADLTGSNNTKTSSTNALTKDDYSGRYLYYGIREFGMSAAMNGMALHGGIIPYGGTFLVFADYCRAAIRLSALQQQRVVYVMTHDSIGLGEDGPTHQPIEHLQSLRAMPNLLVMRPADAVETAECWALALAQKDRPSLLALTRQNLPALRHDVSENLCLKGGYRLRGASAARKVVLVATGSEVSLALDVADKLEAAGHGADVVSMVSTELFDEQDAAYQADILPGDALIVSIEAGTTFGWERYTGRDGLRFGIDSFGASAPIDDLYDHFGLTAGKITPQILARLGV from the coding sequence ATGACACTGCCCGAACGTCAGCTCGCCAACGCGGTCCGCGCGCTTGCGATGGACGCCGTACAGACCGCGAACAGCGGCCACCCGGGAATGCCGATGGGCATGGCCGACGTCGCCACCGTCCTTTATGCGAACTATCTGAAATTTGACCCGGCCGATCCGAAGTGGCCTGACCGTGATCGATTCGTCCTGTCGGCGGGGCATGGATCGATGCTCGCCTATGCGACGCTGCACCTTGCCGGTTATGCGCGTCCGACGATCGACGACATCCGCAATTTCCGTCAGCTGCACAGCCCGTGCGCGGGGCATCCCGAGAATTTCGAGCTTGAGGGTATCGAGACGACGACGGGACCGCTGGGGCAGGGCTTGGCGACCGCGGTCGGCATGGCGATCGCCGAGCGTCATCTCAACGCGCTCTACGGTGACGATCTGGTCGACCATCGCACCTATGTCATCGCCGGGGACGGCTGCCTGATGGAGGGCATCAACCACGAGGCCATCGGTCTGGCGGGTCACTTGCAACTTGGCCGGCTCATCGTGCTGTGGGACGACAACAAGATCACGATCGACGGGTCGACCGATCTGTCGACGAGCGAGGATGTCAAGGCGCGTTACGCCGCTACCGGCTGGCACGTCGACAGCTGCGACGGGCACGATCCCGCCGACATTCGTCGCGCGCTCGATGGCGCGATTGCCGACAATCGCCCCTCGCTGATCGCCTGCCGCACGCTGATCGGTTTCGGCGCCCCCAACAAGCAGGGCACCTCGGCAACGCATGGCTCGCCGCTCGGGGCTGACGAAATCGCCGCGACGCGGGCGAATCTCGGCTGGACCGCGGCTCCCTTCGAAATTCCTGCGGACATTGCCGCAGCGTGGGCCGCATTCGGTGAAGCAGGCAAGAAGCTTCACGCGGAATGGAGTGATCGACTTGCAAGCAACGAAAAGAAAAGCGAATTTGACGCTCGACTGAGCGGCGATGTTGTTCCCGGCGACGCCTTCAAGGCCTATCTCGATGGACTCGTTGCCGAGCCGCCGAAGGTGGCGACGCGCAAGGCGTCGGAAAATACCCTGACCGCGCTGACGGCGGACATCGCGTCGCTGGTCGGCGGCAGCGCTGACCTTACCGGTTCGAACAATACCAAAACGTCATCGACTAATGCTCTGACAAAAGATGATTATTCCGGCCGTTATCTCTATTATGGCATCCGCGAATTCGGCATGTCGGCGGCAATGAACGGCATGGCGTTGCACGGCGGCATCATCCCCTATGGCGGCACTTTCCTCGTCTTTGCCGACTATTGCCGCGCCGCGATCCGCCTGTCGGCGCTCCAGCAGCAGCGCGTCGTCTATGTCATGACACACGACAGCATCGGGCTCGGCGAGGATGGCCCGACGCACCAGCCGATCGAGCATCTGCAATCGCTGCGCGCGATGCCGAACCTGCTCGTGATGCGCCCCGCCGACGCGGTCGAAACCGCCGAATGCTGGGCGCTTGCGCTGGCGCAGAAGGATCGTCCGTCGCTGCTCGCGCTCACGCGCCAGAATCTGCCCGCCCTGCGTCATGACGTCAGCGAAAATCTATGCCTGAAGGGCGGTTACCGCCTTCGCGGCGCATCGGCGGCGCGCAAGGTGGTGCTCGTTGCCACCGGCTCCGAAGTCTCTCTGGCGCTCGACGTTGCCGACAAGCTCGAGGCCGCGGGTCATGGCGCCGACGTCGTCTCGATGGTCTCGACCGAGCTCTTCGACGAACAGGACGCCGCCTACCAGGCCGATATTCTGCCCGGCGACGCGCTGATCGTCTCGATCGAGGCAGGGACGACCTTTGGCTGGGAACGCTACACCGGCCGCGACGGCCTGCGTTTCGGTATCGACAGCTTCGGCGCTTCGGCACCGATCGACGATCTTTACGATCACTTCGGCCTGACAGCCGGGAAGATCACCCCCCAGATCTTGGCACGGCTCGGCGTCTAG
- a CDS encoding N-formylglutamate amidohydrolase, whose amino-acid sequence MPRNSNFSAAIAVDRPAVAASPLVVSLAHAGRIYPPEILAAARAAPADLERLEDSWSDLIAARAGEAGATRVQALWARAVADCNRGEGQMAPGEVAPALRAQFSAPGRKERAGLGVVPTRLADVGPLWKKPVDRAALAWRLDSLHRPFHEALAQALESARRRFGHAILIDLHSMPSIPVGQAGHGARVVIGDRFGDTADAWLVDRVVAAAEALGVPVSLNQPYAGGHIVRTHGRPEQGVHAVQIEIDRSLYLRRDRSPDLPRIAPLAEWFRALLADLATAWPGAAQAEAAE is encoded by the coding sequence ATGCCGCGCAACAGTAACTTTTCCGCCGCTATTGCCGTCGACCGGCCCGCCGTCGCGGCGTCGCCGCTGGTGGTTTCGCTCGCGCATGCCGGACGTATCTATCCACCCGAAATCCTGGCGGCCGCCCGCGCGGCTCCAGCGGATCTCGAACGCCTCGAAGACAGCTGGTCCGACCTGATCGCCGCGCGCGCGGGCGAAGCGGGCGCAACGCGGGTGCAGGCGCTGTGGGCGCGCGCCGTCGCCGACTGCAACCGCGGCGAGGGGCAGATGGCACCCGGCGAGGTCGCCCCCGCGCTGCGGGCGCAATTTTCGGCGCCGGGGCGCAAGGAACGCGCCGGTCTGGGGGTCGTGCCGACGCGGCTCGCCGACGTCGGCCCCTTGTGGAAAAAACCGGTCGATCGCGCTGCGCTCGCCTGGCGCCTCGATTCGCTGCACCGGCCTTTTCACGAGGCGCTGGCGCAGGCGCTCGAATCGGCGCGGAGACGCTTCGGGCACGCGATCCTGATCGATCTGCACAGCATGCCGTCGATTCCCGTCGGGCAGGCGGGGCATGGCGCGCGCGTCGTCATCGGCGACCGATTCGGCGACACCGCCGACGCCTGGCTGGTCGACCGCGTCGTTGCCGCGGCCGAAGCGCTGGGCGTTCCCGTGTCGCTTAACCAGCCCTATGCCGGCGGCCATATCGTGCGGACGCACGGTCGCCCCGAACAAGGGGTGCATGCGGTTCAGATCGAGATCGATCGCAGTCTGTATCTGCGGCGTGACCGGTCGCCCGACCTCCCGCGAATCGCGCCGCTCGCCGAATGGTTCCGCGCCCTGCTGGCCGATCTCGCGACGGCGTGGCCCGGTGCGGCGCAGGCCGAAGCCGCCGAATAA
- a CDS encoding alpha-ketoacid dehydrogenase subunit beta codes for MNMIEAINSAMDVMLERDLNTVVMGEDVGFFGGVFRATAGLQKKHGKTRVFDTPINECGIIGVAVGMGAYGLRPVPEIQFADYIYPGLDQLVSEAARLRYRSANDYICPMTVRTPFGGGIFGGQTHSQSPESIMTHICGVKTVIPSNPYDAKGLLIAAIEDNDPVVFLEPKRIYNGPFSGYYDRPVEPWSKHDASAVPEGYYRIDLGKAATVREGEALTILAYGTMVHVTRTIVEEMGIDAEIIDLRTLLPLDMDAIEASVKKTGRCLIIHEATRTSGFGAELAALVQERCFYHLEAPVERVTGFDTPYPHSLEWAYFPGPVRIATALTKILKD; via the coding sequence ATGAACATGATCGAGGCGATCAACAGCGCCATGGACGTCATGCTCGAACGCGACCTCAACACGGTGGTGATGGGCGAGGACGTCGGCTTTTTCGGCGGCGTGTTCCGCGCGACCGCGGGCCTCCAGAAAAAGCATGGCAAGACCCGGGTGTTCGACACCCCGATCAACGAATGCGGCATCATCGGCGTCGCGGTCGGCATGGGCGCCTATGGCCTGCGCCCGGTCCCAGAAATCCAGTTCGCCGACTATATCTATCCGGGGCTCGACCAACTCGTCAGCGAAGCCGCGCGGCTGCGTTACCGTTCGGCAAACGACTATATCTGCCCGATGACGGTGCGCACGCCCTTCGGCGGCGGCATCTTCGGCGGCCAGACGCACAGCCAGTCACCCGAAAGCATCATGACGCACATCTGCGGCGTGAAGACGGTGATCCCGTCGAACCCCTATGACGCCAAGGGGCTGCTGATCGCGGCGATCGAGGACAATGACCCCGTCGTCTTCCTCGAACCCAAGCGCATCTACAACGGCCCCTTCAGCGGCTATTACGACCGCCCGGTCGAGCCCTGGTCGAAGCATGACGCGAGTGCGGTGCCCGAGGGCTATTACCGCATCGACCTCGGCAAGGCCGCGACCGTGCGCGAGGGCGAGGCGCTGACGATCCTCGCCTATGGCACGATGGTCCACGTCACGCGGACGATCGTCGAGGAAATGGGCATCGACGCCGAGATCATCGACCTGCGCACCCTGCTGCCGCTCGACATGGACGCGATCGAGGCGTCGGTGAAAAAGACCGGCCGCTGCCTGATCATCCACGAAGCGACGCGCACCTCGGGCTTCGGCGCCGAACTCGCGGCGCTCGTGCAGGAGCGCTGCTTCTACCATCTCGAGGCGCCCGTCGAACGCGTCACCGGCTTCGACACTCCGTACCCGCACAGCCTCGAATGGGCCTATTTCCCCGGCCCGGTGCGCATCGCGACCGCGCTCACCAAAATCTTGAAGGACTGA
- a CDS encoding DUF2842 domain-containing protein, translating into MNPQPSWRKPAGIFLILMLIILWAAIIVSLSTWVGDWPVLLQAIFYLAAGIVWILPLKPLLRWMELGHWRD; encoded by the coding sequence GTGAATCCTCAACCCAGCTGGCGCAAACCCGCCGGCATCTTCCTTATCCTGATGCTGATCATCCTGTGGGCGGCGATCATCGTCAGCCTGTCGACCTGGGTCGGCGACTGGCCAGTGCTACTCCAGGCGATCTTCTACCTCGCCGCAGGAATCGTCTGGATCCTGCCGCTCAAGCCGCTGCTGCGCTGGATGGAACTGGGGCACTGGCGCGACTGA
- a CDS encoding cell division protein ZapA, whose product MADVKLTIAGRPYDVHCADGQEAQLMQLAAIVDAKARTIQGGTEVRQLLFAALMLADEGQEAASKAGHAEPQLDSLRAAVALAESREASTREELRSARAEVRTATERAQAALAELEQFRQRPPAAVAAPAYGRALEQIADRIEALASKVEQMP is encoded by the coding sequence ATGGCTGACGTCAAGCTCACCATAGCCGGACGGCCCTATGACGTGCATTGCGCCGACGGGCAGGAAGCACAGTTGATGCAGCTGGCCGCGATCGTCGATGCCAAGGCGCGTACGATCCAGGGTGGCACCGAGGTACGCCAGCTGCTCTTTGCGGCGCTGATGCTCGCCGACGAGGGTCAAGAGGCGGCGAGCAAGGCCGGCCATGCCGAACCCCAGCTCGATTCGCTGCGCGCCGCGGTCGCACTCGCCGAGAGCCGCGAAGCGTCGACACGGGAGGAATTACGAAGCGCACGCGCCGAGGTCAGAACGGCGACCGAGCGCGCGCAGGCGGCACTCGCGGAACTGGAGCAGTTCCGCCAGCGTCCGCCGGCCGCGGTCGCCGCACCGGCCTACGGCCGCGCGCTCGAGCAGATCGCCGACCGGATCGAGGCGCTCGCGTCGAAGGTCGAGCAAATGCCTTGA
- a CDS encoding 5-formyltetrahydrofolate cyclo-ligase, with translation MTDPARSKAHLRERLRFRRRHFVASLDGMARLAAFRTLPSPLAEAAAAHAPVAGYAPWGDEPDILAMLEPLGTITLPRHAARVAAMDFCRWHSGDALTKGPWGAMQPAPDAEPVVPGLILCPLVGFDRRGGRIGQGGGHYDRWFAAHPDTLRVGIGWSVQEVDTVPTEPTDIALDAILTEQEFILCGDRM, from the coding sequence ATGACCGATCCGGCCCGCAGTAAGGCGCATCTGCGCGAAAGACTTCGCTTTCGTCGCCGCCACTTCGTCGCCAGCCTTGACGGCATGGCGCGGCTCGCGGCATTCCGAACCCTCCCCTCCCCGCTGGCCGAGGCTGCCGCGGCGCATGCGCCCGTCGCCGGCTATGCGCCATGGGGCGACGAGCCCGATATCCTGGCGATGCTCGAACCGCTCGGGACGATCACCCTGCCCCGTCATGCCGCGCGCGTCGCCGCGATGGATTTCTGTCGCTGGCATTCCGGCGATGCACTGACAAAAGGACCATGGGGCGCCATGCAACCCGCCCCGGATGCCGAACCCGTCGTTCCCGGCCTGATTCTCTGCCCGCTCGTCGGGTTCGACCGTCGCGGCGGCCGAATCGGTCAGGGCGGCGGGCATTATGATCGCTGGTTCGCGGCGCATCCCGACACCTTGCGCGTGGGAATCGGCTGGTCGGTGCAGGAAGTCGACACCGTCCCCACCGAACCGACCGACATCGCGCTCGACGCGATCCTGACCGAACAGGAATTCATCCTTTGCGGAGACCGAATGTGA
- a CDS encoding 3-methyl-2-oxobutanoate dehydrogenase (2-methylpropanoyl-transferring) subunit alpha, with protein MPETPPKANPGRPASNLPPLSLHIPEPRYRPGDTPDFGDIDVPAVDATPRPSEDTRPDAMRDMCYGLVRVLDFDGVAKGPWDPKLSAERLRTMLRTMMLVRAFDDRMFRAQRQGKTSFYMKCTGEEATSVASTMAIDRSDMCFPSYRQQGILIARDYPLIQMMNQIYSNRGDHLLGRQLPIMYSAPEHGFFSVSGNLATQYPQAVGWAMASASKGDSRIATVWCGEGSSAEGDFHSALTFATVYNAPVIFNVVNNQWAISSFSGFAGGERTTFAARAVGYGIAGLRVDGNDPLAVYAATAWAADRARTNNGPTLIEHFTYRSEGHSTSDDPSAYRAADEATAWPFGDPIARLKQHLVALGEWDEERHAAQARELDDLVKATQKQSEKLGILGHGMHQPFETMFQDVFEEMPWHLKEQCAQMLAEQEAKFGPNWKPE; from the coding sequence ATGCCCGAGACGCCCCCCAAGGCGAATCCGGGGCGCCCGGCGAGCAATCTGCCGCCGTTGTCGCTCCATATTCCCGAACCGCGCTACCGCCCCGGGGACACCCCCGATTTCGGAGACATCGATGTCCCCGCGGTCGACGCGACGCCGCGTCCGAGCGAGGATACCCGGCCCGATGCGATGCGCGACATGTGCTACGGTCTCGTCCGCGTGCTCGATTTCGACGGGGTGGCGAAGGGGCCGTGGGACCCGAAGCTGAGCGCCGAGCGGTTGCGGACGATGTTGCGCACGATGATGCTGGTACGCGCGTTCGACGATCGCATGTTCCGGGCCCAGCGGCAGGGCAAGACCAGCTTCTACATGAAATGCACCGGCGAGGAGGCGACCTCGGTCGCTTCGACGATGGCGATCGACCGGTCGGACATGTGCTTCCCCAGCTATCGTCAGCAGGGCATCCTGATCGCGCGCGACTATCCGCTGATCCAGATGATGAACCAGATCTATTCGAACCGCGGCGACCATCTGCTCGGGCGTCAGCTGCCGATCATGTATTCGGCGCCCGAACATGGCTTCTTCAGCGTGTCGGGCAACCTCGCGACGCAATATCCGCAGGCGGTGGGCTGGGCGATGGCCTCGGCATCGAAGGGCGACAGCCGCATCGCGACCGTCTGGTGCGGCGAGGGGTCGTCAGCCGAAGGCGACTTCCACTCGGCGCTGACCTTTGCCACCGTCTACAACGCGCCGGTGATCTTCAACGTCGTCAACAACCAGTGGGCGATCTCCAGCTTCTCGGGCTTTGCCGGCGGCGAGCGTACGACCTTTGCGGCGCGCGCCGTGGGCTATGGCATCGCCGGGCTGCGCGTCGACGGCAATGATCCGCTCGCGGTCTATGCCGCGACTGCGTGGGCGGCCGATCGCGCGCGCACGAACAACGGCCCGACCTTGATCGAGCATTTCACCTATCGCAGCGAAGGGCACAGCACGTCGGACGACCCGAGCGCCTATCGCGCCGCGGACGAGGCGACCGCATGGCCGTTCGGCGATCCGATCGCACGGTTGAAGCAGCATCTGGTCGCGCTCGGCGAGTGGGACGAAGAACGCCACGCCGCGCAGGCCAGGGAGCTCGACGATCTGGTCAAGGCGACCCAGAAGCAATCGGAAAAGCTCGGTATTCTCGGGCACGGCATGCACCAGCCGTTCGAGACGATGTTCCAGGACGTGTTCGAGGAGATGCCCTGGCACCTCAAGGAACAGTGCGCACAGATGCTCGCCGAGCAAGAGGCCAAGTTCGGCCCCAACTGGAAGCCCGAATGA
- the thyA gene encoding thymidylate synthase, with product MLPESIHYELQYLDLMRRIWVEGDERIDRTGVGTRSLFGETMRFSLGDDAIPLLTTKRVYWKTALREMLWFLTGDTNIRSLVSQGVRIWTDWPLEKYRKATGDDISAEDFEARIIADDDFAAKWGDLGPVYGHQWVNWPRYEPAGEGLFRRAAQGHNQIAALVDSLKNNPGSRRHIFTGWNVADLDRMALPPCHMTYQFHVRSDGGLSCLLFQRSCDLGLGFAFNIFEAALLTRMLAEQTGLHAHEVVWTGGDVHLYLNHADLVEQQLARIPAGAPKLRILRRPASIFDYRFEDFAVEAYAPQTHIAAPVAV from the coding sequence ATCTTGCCTGAGTCCATCCACTATGAACTCCAGTATCTCGACCTGATGCGCCGCATCTGGGTCGAGGGCGACGAGCGCATCGACCGCACCGGAGTCGGCACCCGTTCGCTGTTCGGCGAGACGATGCGATTCTCGCTCGGGGACGATGCGATCCCGTTGCTGACCACCAAGCGCGTCTACTGGAAAACCGCGCTGCGCGAGATGCTGTGGTTTCTAACCGGCGACACCAACATCCGCTCGCTGGTGTCGCAGGGGGTGCGAATCTGGACCGACTGGCCGCTCGAAAAATATCGCAAGGCGACGGGCGACGATATCAGCGCCGAGGATTTCGAGGCACGAATCATCGCCGACGATGATTTCGCGGCGAAATGGGGCGATCTGGGTCCCGTCTACGGCCATCAGTGGGTCAACTGGCCGCGCTACGAGCCGGCGGGCGAGGGGTTGTTTCGCCGTGCCGCGCAGGGGCACAACCAGATTGCCGCGCTGGTCGACTCGCTGAAGAACAACCCCGGATCGCGGCGCCATATCTTCACCGGCTGGAACGTCGCCGATCTCGACCGCATGGCGCTGCCGCCGTGCCACATGACCTACCAGTTCCACGTCCGCAGCGACGGCGGCCTGTCGTGCCTTTTGTTCCAGCGGTCGTGCGACCTCGGGCTCGGCTTTGCCTTCAACATCTTCGAGGCGGCGCTGCTGACGCGCATGCTCGCCGAGCAGACGGGGCTGCACGCGCACGAGGTCGTGTGGACCGGCGGCGATGTCCATCTCTACCTGAACCACGCCGACCTGGTCGAACAGCAGCTGGCGCGCATTCCGGCGGGTGCGCCGAAGCTGCGCATCCTGCGCCGTCCCGCGAGCATTTTCGACTATCGGTTCGAGGATTTCGCGGTCGAGGCCTACGCGCCGCAGACGCATATCGCGGCGCCCGTAGCGGTCTGA
- a CDS encoding dihydrolipoamide acetyltransferase family protein translates to MARYSFRLPDIGEGIAEAEIVAWHVKIGERVEEDAQLADMMTDKATVEMESPVSGIVVELAGEVGDLIPIGSTLAVIETDGDGEVEAPPADTPVEEDIVAETPGAEEVSVADAAAPTPQPVRPEPVEGPSLSSTVEQKDGASTSSARAEHGKTVLASPAVRARARDLGVDLGQVHAEGDRIRHADLDAFLRYSGGQGYHAPGASRARADEPIKVIGMRRKIAENMAASKRAIPHFTYVEEMDVTALEDMRADLNANRGGRPKLTMLPFLIVAICRTIPQFPMINARYDDEGGVVTRYGAVHLGMATQTDAGLMVPVIRDAQDKNVWQLASEISRLAEAARTGKAKVEELTGGTLTVTSLGPLGGIATTPVINRPEVAIIGPNKIVERPVFDGDEIRRAKLMNLSISCDHRVVDGWDAASYVQALKKLIETPVLLFAD, encoded by the coding sequence ATGGCCCGCTATTCATTCCGTCTGCCCGACATCGGCGAAGGCATCGCTGAGGCCGAAATCGTCGCCTGGCATGTCAAGATCGGCGAGCGCGTCGAGGAAGATGCGCAGCTTGCCGACATGATGACCGACAAGGCGACCGTCGAAATGGAATCGCCCGTGTCGGGGATCGTCGTCGAACTCGCGGGCGAGGTCGGCGACCTGATCCCGATCGGCTCGACGCTCGCGGTGATCGAGACCGACGGCGACGGCGAGGTCGAAGCGCCGCCGGCCGATACGCCGGTCGAAGAAGACATCGTCGCGGAAACCCCGGGCGCCGAGGAAGTTTCGGTGGCCGACGCCGCCGCGCCGACACCCCAACCCGTTCGCCCTGAGCCTGTCGAAGGGCCGTCCTTGTCTTCGACCGTTGAACAGAAGGACGGGGCTTCGACAAGCTCAGCCCGAGCGGAGCATGGGAAGACTGTCCTCGCATCCCCCGCCGTCCGCGCCCGCGCCAGGGATCTCGGCGTCGACCTCGGTCAGGTCCACGCCGAAGGCGACCGCATCCGCCACGCCGACCTCGACGCCTTCCTGCGCTACAGCGGCGGGCAGGGCTATCACGCCCCCGGCGCCAGCCGCGCGCGCGCCGACGAACCGATCAAGGTCATCGGCATGCGCCGCAAGATCGCCGAGAATATGGCGGCGTCGAAGCGCGCGATTCCGCACTTCACCTATGTCGAGGAAATGGACGTCACCGCGCTCGAGGATATGCGCGCCGACCTCAACGCCAACCGCGGCGGACGGCCCAAGCTGACCATGCTGCCCTTCCTGATCGTTGCGATCTGCCGCACCATCCCGCAGTTCCCGATGATCAACGCGCGCTACGACGACGAGGGCGGCGTGGTCACGCGCTACGGCGCGGTGCATCTGGGCATGGCGACGCAGACCGACGCGGGGTTGATGGTCCCGGTGATCCGCGACGCGCAGGACAAGAATGTCTGGCAGCTCGCGAGCGAAATCAGCCGCCTCGCCGAAGCCGCGCGCACCGGCAAGGCGAAGGTCGAGGAGCTGACCGGCGGCACGCTCACCGTCACCTCGCTCGGCCCGCTCGGCGGCATCGCGACGACCCCGGTGATCAACCGGCCCGAGGTCGCGATCATCGGCCCGAACAAGATCGTCGAGCGTCCGGTCTTCGACGGCGACGAGATCCGCCGCGCCAAGCTGATGAACCTGTCGATCAGCTGCGACCACCGCGTCGTCGATGGCTGGGATGCCGCGAGCTATGTGCAGGCGCTCAAGAAGCTGATCGAGACCCCGGTCCTGCTGTTCGCGGATTGA